In the genome of Desulfofarcimen acetoxidans DSM 771, one region contains:
- the nirJ2 gene encoding putative heme d1 biosynthesis radical SAM protein NirJ2, translated as MLVSWNTTNACNMYCKHCYRDAGAAVEEELNTTEGKSLIDEIVKAGFKIMIFSGGEPLMRPDIFELVEYAASQGLRPVFGTNGSLITGETAEKLKACGALGMGISLDSIKQAEHDRFRATPGAWESAVEGMRNCRAAGLPFQIHTTVMDWNYDQVETLTDFAVNEGAVAHHIFFMVPTGRAVNIEAESLKAEQYEKLLHRIMKKQQEVNIELKPTCAPQFMRIAGQMGLKLRFQRGCLAGTGYCIISPKGDVQPCAYLNLPLGNVRETPFSEIWHNNEVLKKLRTMEYSGGCGVCEYKRVCGGCRARAYFYHGDYMAEEPWCLYHGRKGY; from the coding sequence ATGCTGGTCTCTTGGAATACCACTAATGCTTGTAATATGTACTGTAAGCACTGCTACCGCGACGCCGGCGCGGCAGTTGAAGAAGAATTGAATACAACTGAAGGTAAGAGCCTGATTGATGAGATAGTAAAAGCTGGTTTTAAGATAATGATTTTTAGCGGCGGTGAGCCGCTAATGCGCCCGGATATATTTGAATTGGTAGAATATGCTGCTTCTCAAGGTCTGCGTCCTGTTTTCGGCACCAACGGTTCCCTGATTACCGGGGAAACAGCCGAAAAACTAAAGGCTTGCGGTGCCTTGGGCATGGGTATCAGTCTGGACAGTATAAAACAGGCTGAACATGACCGGTTTAGGGCAACTCCGGGAGCCTGGGAATCTGCCGTAGAAGGAATGAGAAATTGCCGTGCTGCCGGGTTGCCTTTTCAAATCCACACCACCGTTATGGATTGGAATTATGATCAGGTAGAGACTCTCACTGATTTTGCTGTGAACGAGGGAGCTGTCGCGCACCATATATTTTTTATGGTGCCTACCGGTCGTGCAGTCAATATAGAAGCAGAGTCCCTGAAAGCAGAACAATACGAGAAACTGCTGCACAGAATTATGAAAAAGCAGCAGGAGGTTAATATTGAGCTAAAGCCTACCTGTGCTCCTCAGTTTATGCGCATAGCAGGACAGATGGGACTTAAACTTCGTTTTCAGCGAGGCTGTCTGGCCGGAACCGGCTATTGCATAATCAGTCCCAAGGGTGATGTTCAGCCCTGTGCCTATCTTAACTTACCTCTTGGCAATGTTAGAGAAACTCCATTTAGTGAAATTTGGCACAACAATGAGGTCTTGAAAAAGTTAAGAACTATGGAATACAGCGGCGGATGCGGCGTCTGTGAATATAAAAGGGTATGCGGCGGGTGCAGGGCCAGAGCTTACTTTTACCATGGTGACTATATGGCGGAAGAACCCTGGTGCCTTTATCACGGACGAAAGGGCTATTAA
- a CDS encoding AsnC family transcriptional regulator: MDLEKLDQLDKKLLNIIQTGFPITTRPYRELAEKLATSEADIINRIERLQKIGVIRRLGGIFDSRSLGYTGTLCAMQVPEDRIDEVAAVINSYPGITHNYLREHKYNMWFTLLAESKERIQEILLEIKDVTAIKQLIVLPAENIFKIKVNFDTEV; the protein is encoded by the coding sequence ATGGATTTAGAAAAACTCGATCAATTGGATAAAAAATTGCTCAATATTATTCAAACCGGTTTTCCTATTACAACCAGGCCATATCGGGAATTGGCTGAAAAGCTGGCTACCTCGGAAGCCGATATAATTAACCGTATTGAGCGCCTGCAAAAAATAGGTGTAATCCGTCGTCTGGGCGGTATATTTGATTCCCGCAGTTTAGGTTATACCGGTACCTTATGTGCTATGCAGGTGCCTGAGGATAGGATTGATGAAGTAGCGGCGGTCATTAACTCCTATCCCGGGATTACTCATAATTATTTGAGAGAACATAAATATAATATGTGGTTTACCTTGCTGGCGGAATCTAAAGAGCGGATTCAGGAAATATTGTTGGAAATTAAAGATGTTACCGCTATTAAACAATTAATCGTTCTGCCCGCCGAGAATATTTTTAAGATAAAGGTGAATTTTGACACTGAGGTGTGA
- a CDS encoding Lrp/AsnC family transcriptional regulator, with protein sequence MLTELEKQIVRELQKGLPLVSQPYLELSGRLGMSETELMEKIKEFLERGLLRRLGAAVRHQDLGYVANAMIVWEVPGEQVLQAGQTMSDFAEVSHCYQRPVYADWPYNLFTMVHGQDEAACQKIAERLSQATGIKKYKLLFSTAELKKSTMKYFV encoded by the coding sequence ATGCTTACAGAGTTAGAAAAACAAATCGTGCGGGAATTGCAAAAGGGTTTGCCTCTGGTCAGCCAGCCCTACTTAGAGCTGTCCGGTCGATTGGGTATGAGTGAAACTGAGCTAATGGAAAAAATTAAAGAGTTTCTGGAGCGAGGTTTGCTCCGTCGTCTTGGCGCGGCTGTACGTCACCAGGATTTGGGTTATGTTGCTAATGCCATGATTGTCTGGGAAGTGCCCGGAGAGCAAGTATTGCAGGCAGGTCAGACTATGTCCGATTTTGCGGAAGTAAGCCATTGTTATCAAAGACCGGTTTATGCCGACTGGCCGTATAACTTATTTACTATGGTTCACGGGCAGGATGAAGCAGCTTGTCAAAAAATAGCTGAAAGGCTCTCTCAAGCTACCGGTATAAAAAAATATAAGTTATTGTTCAGTACGGCGGAATTGAAGAAAAGTACTATGAAGTATTTTGTTTAA
- the hemL gene encoding glutamate-1-semialdehyde 2,1-aminomutase: MHKGFDKSKAMFEDAKKYIPGGVNSPVRAFKSVNLDPPFIERGNGSKITDADGNIYIDYVGSWGPLILGHRHPEVINALRDYLESGTSYGAPTELETELAKMIIEAVPSVEMVRMVNSGTEATMSALRLARGYTGRDKIVKFEGSYHGHADFLLIKAGSGALTLGVPTSPGVPANTAANTITAAFNNTDMLKEIFALEGKNIAAVIVEPVAGNMGVVSPQPGFLESLRDITMSYGSLLIFDEVMTGFRVAYGGAQSLYGIEPDLTCFGKVIGGGLPVGAYGGKKQIMEMISPAGPVYQAGTLSGNPLAVTAGIATLRVLQRPGVYEMLEKKSAALAAGLAEAAADCGARVNFNRVGSMLCGFFTDQKVTDYATAATADTGKYAKFFRAMLQEGIYLAPSQFEAAFMSLVHSEEDIAKTVEAASKAFRTAI, translated from the coding sequence ATGCACAAAGGTTTTGACAAATCAAAAGCTATGTTTGAAGATGCAAAGAAATATATTCCCGGTGGAGTGAACAGCCCCGTAAGAGCTTTTAAATCAGTTAATTTAGATCCACCCTTTATAGAGCGAGGCAATGGCTCAAAAATAACTGATGCAGACGGGAATATCTATATAGACTATGTTGGCTCCTGGGGCCCTCTAATTCTGGGACACCGTCACCCGGAAGTCATTAACGCGCTGCGTGATTATCTCGAGTCGGGCACCAGCTATGGAGCGCCTACAGAATTAGAAACAGAGCTGGCAAAAATGATTATAGAGGCTGTTCCTTCAGTGGAAATGGTGCGCATGGTCAATTCCGGCACTGAGGCTACCATGAGTGCCTTGCGCCTGGCCCGCGGCTACACAGGCAGAGATAAGATTGTTAAATTTGAAGGCAGCTATCACGGTCATGCTGACTTCCTGCTGATTAAAGCAGGTTCCGGAGCTTTGACTCTGGGCGTGCCTACAAGTCCCGGGGTACCCGCTAACACCGCCGCTAATACCATAACGGCTGCTTTTAATAATACAGATATGCTAAAAGAGATATTTGCTCTGGAAGGAAAAAATATTGCTGCAGTAATTGTTGAACCGGTTGCCGGAAATATGGGAGTCGTATCTCCACAGCCGGGTTTTTTGGAGAGCCTTAGGGATATAACTATGTCTTATGGCAGTCTTTTAATTTTTGATGAGGTTATGACTGGTTTTAGGGTGGCTTACGGGGGTGCGCAGTCTCTTTATGGCATTGAACCTGATTTGACTTGTTTTGGCAAGGTTATTGGCGGTGGCTTACCGGTAGGCGCTTATGGCGGGAAAAAGCAAATCATGGAGATGATATCACCGGCAGGTCCGGTTTATCAAGCCGGTACACTTTCCGGTAATCCACTGGCAGTTACTGCCGGTATAGCAACGTTGAGGGTGTTGCAGAGGCCGGGTGTTTATGAAATGCTGGAAAAAAAGTCAGCTGCTTTAGCTGCCGGTTTGGCCGAAGCCGCTGCGGATTGCGGCGCCAGGGTAAACTTCAACAGGGTAGGTTCCATGCTTTGCGGCTTTTTTACGGATCAAAAGGTAACTGACTATGCTACCGCGGCAACAGCGGATACCGGCAAGTATGCTAAATTCTTTAGGGCTATGCTGCAGGAAGGAATTTATTTGGCCCCGTCACAATTTGAAGCTGCCTTTATGTCATTAGTCCATAGTGAAGAGGACATAGCCAAAACTGTTGAAGCAGCCAGTAAGGCCTTCAGAACAGCAATTTAG
- a CDS encoding cyclase family protein, giving the protein MKKIYDISLPVCEDTVIYPGDPPVTVRRVSDINKSDLINISEITLSTHTATHIDAPKHLFSHAQGIDRIPLEVLIGPVTVYEFLKLRRIEVSHLQNLPLKAGDRVLFKTDNSFLPRDKFCPDYTCLSPEAAGYIAEVGLILVGIDYFSVDPFVGSDENYAVDSLAVHKTLLSKGIIILEGIDLSQIKPACYELICLPLNLVNADGSPVRAILRDL; this is encoded by the coding sequence ATGAAAAAAATATATGACATATCTTTACCTGTGTGTGAGGATACAGTTATTTATCCGGGGGATCCGCCGGTTACCGTCAGGCGGGTATCGGATATAAATAAAAGTGATTTGATAAATATATCAGAGATAACCTTAAGCACGCATACGGCTACTCATATAGATGCTCCCAAGCATCTTTTCAGTCATGCACAGGGAATAGACAGAATCCCTTTAGAAGTTCTTATTGGGCCGGTAACAGTATATGAGTTTCTGAAATTGCGGCGGATTGAGGTAAGTCATCTGCAAAATTTACCTTTAAAAGCAGGTGATAGGGTATTATTTAAAACCGATAATTCATTTTTACCCAGGGATAAATTTTGCCCGGATTATACCTGTTTATCTCCGGAAGCAGCGGGGTATATAGCCGAAGTAGGATTAATACTGGTTGGTATTGATTATTTTTCTGTTGATCCCTTTGTTGGCAGTGATGAAAATTATGCTGTAGATAGCCTGGCAGTGCATAAAACTTTGCTAAGTAAAGGAATAATCATATTGGAAGGTATAGATTTAAGCCAGATCAAGCCTGCTTGTTATGAGCTTATCTGCTTGCCTCTTAATTTGGTTAACGCTGACGGTTCACCGGTGAGGGCAATATTAAGAGATCTGTGA
- a CDS encoding redox-sensing transcriptional repressor Rex, whose translation MKSLRVPEATVTRLSVYSRFLERLDRKGITTVSSGDIAEGVGVSPAQVRKDLAYFGEFGTRGVGYNVKDLMRYTQKILGLDHNWSLILVGAGNLGYALCTHKGFNARGFTIVGVFDNDLSKIGKQIQDLEVYPLEKMPEIIEKYSARIGVIAVPSRNAQETADIMVKNKLEAILNFAPVTINVPEHIELRNVDLSVKLEILTFNLGLRSEKNSSI comes from the coding sequence GTGAAGAGTTTAAGAGTTCCGGAAGCAACTGTTACCAGACTGTCAGTGTACTCAAGATTTTTGGAACGATTGGACAGAAAAGGAATTACAACTGTTTCTTCAGGAGATATAGCTGAAGGTGTTGGGGTTAGCCCAGCCCAGGTTCGTAAGGATTTGGCTTACTTTGGCGAGTTTGGCACCAGAGGAGTAGGCTATAATGTGAAAGATTTAATGCGTTATACCCAAAAAATACTGGGTCTTGATCATAACTGGTCCTTAATCCTGGTCGGTGCCGGAAATCTGGGTTATGCCTTGTGTACACACAAGGGTTTTAATGCCAGAGGTTTCACTATAGTCGGAGTCTTTGATAACGATTTAAGCAAAATCGGTAAGCAAATTCAAGATTTAGAAGTTTACCCGCTGGAAAAAATGCCTGAAATTATTGAGAAGTATAGTGCCAGGATTGGTGTTATTGCAGTACCTTCTAGAAATGCGCAGGAGACTGCCGATATAATGGTGAAAAATAAGCTGGAAGCTATATTGAATTTCGCACCTGTAACTATTAATGTTCCTGAGCATATAGAGTTGCGTAATGTCGATCTTTCGGTTAAACTGGAAATACTTACCTTTAATTTGGGGCTAAGATCGGAAAAAAATAGCAGTATATAA
- a CDS encoding secondary thiamine-phosphate synthase enzyme YjbQ: MHVLELKTSQQIQFLDITSQINTIINEQTISEGICYIFVPHTTAGITINEHADPSVVKDMIRELNKVIPFNDNYSHLEGNSAAHIKASLMGASQTVFIYGGRLILGSWQGIYFCEFDGPRQRKILLKITGQN; encoded by the coding sequence ATGCACGTTCTGGAACTTAAAACCTCGCAGCAAATTCAGTTTTTAGATATTACTTCTCAGATCAATACGATTATCAATGAACAAACTATTAGTGAAGGCATTTGCTACATATTTGTGCCCCATACAACAGCCGGCATTACAATTAATGAGCATGCAGATCCATCGGTTGTAAAGGATATGATCAGGGAATTAAATAAAGTGATTCCCTTTAACGATAACTACAGTCATCTGGAAGGCAATTCAGCCGCTCATATTAAGGCCAGTCTCATGGGGGCATCTCAGACAGTATTTATTTACGGAGGCAGGCTTATCCTGGGTTCCTGGCAAGGTATTTATTTCTGTGAATTTGACGGCCCGCGCCAGCGCAAGATTTTATTAAAAATCACAGGCCAAAATTAA
- a CDS encoding AAA family ATPase: MELFQNHDLIRDSLARQSYLASEKTAVAVYLAWHLRKPLLVEGPAGVGKTELARAIAQAMQTELVRLQCYPGLDEAKTLYEWHYQKQLLYIQSNRQEGKFWQEVQKDIFSAEFLLSRPLLKAFMAKKHVVMLIDELDKSDDELESFLLEALSDYQVSIPELGTVKARHIPLVILTSNNTRDFSDAMKRRCLHLYIPYPTIDQEIAIILMKIPQIKKKLAARMVEFIQTLRKMPLKKTPSIAETLDWAKTLILLNSEMDRKAVAISLSVLLKYEQDVATVEKKLDSLLPDNPDTEEDEAFAEEPPVNEKKHEQPEWLSRFEF; encoded by the coding sequence ATGGAATTGTTTCAGAATCATGATTTAATTAGGGACAGCCTGGCTCGCCAGTCCTATCTTGCCAGCGAAAAAACTGCTGTTGCCGTTTACTTAGCCTGGCACCTGCGAAAACCTCTTTTAGTTGAAGGACCCGCGGGAGTGGGTAAAACGGAACTAGCAAGAGCAATTGCCCAGGCTATGCAAACAGAACTGGTGCGATTGCAATGTTATCCGGGTTTGGATGAGGCTAAAACACTGTATGAGTGGCATTATCAAAAACAATTATTGTACATTCAATCCAACCGACAGGAGGGTAAATTTTGGCAAGAGGTTCAAAAAGATATTTTTTCTGCCGAGTTTTTGCTGTCAAGGCCATTATTAAAGGCATTTATGGCTAAAAAACATGTGGTTATGCTGATAGACGAATTAGATAAGAGCGACGACGAATTGGAGAGCTTTCTTTTGGAGGCACTTTCCGACTACCAGGTTTCTATACCCGAATTAGGTACAGTAAAGGCAAGGCATATCCCCCTTGTAATACTTACCAGCAACAACACCAGAGATTTCAGTGATGCTATGAAAAGGCGCTGCTTGCATCTCTATATACCTTATCCAACTATTGACCAGGAGATAGCCATCATTTTAATGAAAATTCCACAAATAAAGAAAAAACTAGCTGCCAGGATGGTCGAATTTATTCAAACCTTACGGAAGATGCCTTTAAAAAAGACACCCAGTATAGCCGAAACTCTGGATTGGGCAAAAACCCTAATTCTACTCAACAGCGAAATGGATCGTAAGGCTGTCGCTATTTCCTTAAGCGTATTACTTAAATACGAACAGGATGTAGCTACGGTGGAAAAAAAATTAGACAGCTTGCTGCCTGACAACCCCGACACAGAAGAAGATGAGGCTTTTGCAGAAGAACCGCCTGTTAATGAAAAAAAACACGAGCAACCAGAATGGCTGTCCCGCTTTGAATTTTGA
- a CDS encoding VWA domain-containing protein produces MLYKITQFIHLCRSAGLTIASSEIVDLLTSIELLGWQKERLFFNMSATIVKEEKDLAALKKLFNLFFYTRLEQEDAVVFQREEMMNKPPCWEPGKFIENFIKLKNTITIEKAQYQEKCNSLGGQGMGGSGSGRPLKPALSTADQLLLLLKKGEPDFLKAFIKGQVDQLKALKEQNLPKFSVALQELKVIIGLAEVRHRLSKQKELSKDSESIVWQENEKLLKKIMRRELEEALMKKWPQESIQEVARHVNAKEMDFNLLDEEQVEEIRNSLRRLAHRLATRNSYRYARARRGMIDLRRTASKAVQTGGVPLLLCCRQRIPDRPEIVVIYDLSGSVALFSEFILQLVYALHKSFNKVYSFAFIDCIAETTSFIKGENINWEIRQILEKTKIAKTNFSNYGQVWQQFARQYINIITRETIVLVLGDARNNWNPANEEYFAQISEVCRKLIWLNPSPKEKWSTEDCIINIYEPYCQYVFECRNLKQLESAMQRIF; encoded by the coding sequence GTGCTGTATAAAATAACGCAGTTCATACATTTATGCCGTTCCGCAGGTCTTACAATAGCCTCCAGTGAAATTGTAGATTTGTTGACTTCCATTGAGCTGTTAGGCTGGCAGAAGGAAAGGCTTTTTTTTAACATGTCAGCAACTATAGTAAAAGAGGAAAAGGATCTTGCAGCTTTAAAAAAACTATTTAATTTATTCTTTTATACTCGGCTTGAGCAGGAAGACGCTGTGGTTTTTCAAAGGGAAGAAATGATGAATAAGCCTCCTTGCTGGGAACCGGGTAAATTTATTGAGAATTTTATCAAACTAAAAAATACTATAACTATTGAGAAGGCCCAATATCAGGAAAAATGCAATAGTTTGGGTGGCCAGGGGATGGGCGGATCCGGCAGCGGCCGGCCACTAAAACCTGCTCTTTCAACTGCTGATCAGTTGCTATTATTACTGAAGAAGGGTGAACCAGATTTTCTTAAAGCTTTTATTAAAGGGCAGGTTGATCAGCTGAAAGCTCTTAAGGAACAGAATTTACCGAAGTTTTCAGTTGCTTTGCAAGAACTGAAAGTCATCATTGGATTGGCGGAAGTGCGGCACCGGTTGTCTAAACAAAAAGAATTATCAAAGGATTCAGAATCAATTGTTTGGCAGGAAAATGAAAAGCTGCTGAAAAAAATAATGCGTAGGGAACTTGAAGAGGCATTGATGAAAAAATGGCCACAGGAGAGTATCCAAGAGGTGGCCAGGCATGTTAATGCAAAAGAAATGGATTTTAACCTGCTCGATGAAGAGCAGGTAGAAGAAATAAGAAACAGTTTGAGGAGATTGGCACACAGGTTAGCAACACGAAATAGCTATCGATATGCCAGAGCACGCCGGGGTATGATTGATTTAAGGCGTACCGCATCAAAGGCTGTGCAGACCGGAGGAGTACCGCTGCTGCTCTGCTGCAGACAGCGGATACCGGATAGGCCGGAAATAGTAGTAATTTATGATTTGTCCGGTTCTGTGGCGCTTTTTAGTGAATTCATTTTGCAATTGGTTTATGCGCTGCACAAGAGTTTTAACAAGGTCTATTCCTTTGCTTTTATTGATTGCATAGCAGAAACCACCTCGTTTATAAAAGGAGAAAATATTAACTGGGAAATAAGACAAATATTAGAAAAAACCAAAATAGCAAAAACTAATTTCTCAAATTACGGACAAGTATGGCAGCAGTTTGCACGACAATATATTAATATAATTACACGCGAAACTATTGTATTGGTGCTTGGGGATGCCCGCAATAATTGGAACCCAGCAAACGAGGAATACTTTGCTCAAATAAGTGAAGTTTGCCGGAAACTAATCTGGTTGAATCCTTCACCCAAGGAAAAATGGTCTACAGAAGACTGTATAATCAATATTTATGAGCCCTATTGCCAGTATGTGTTTGAGTGTCGCAATCTTAAACAGTTAGAATCGGCAATGCAGAGAATATTTTAA
- a CDS encoding YkgJ family cysteine cluster protein: MHLTKIEIYNGIGFADENQVFKALEEVYNEIPSLKCGRCGQCCADNPRISLLEYINIYKYVRDSLKFHWAEIVDKCITNYFLDLVEPSLNCPFLGEDNQCMIYQIRPFNCRVFGHKSKEEFEMDFTKGIFEQVKNYWRQHGIIIPDEVMKFKPYYCEEVQPLQGKKLGLKNITSIMNKLIAVERRMFSLEIIMDNDNYIPFYKHFTDTVIGLRANKKKPDVMKEYLENKQSDLLKEFLEKGKKFEF; the protein is encoded by the coding sequence TTGCATCTAACAAAAATTGAAATTTATAACGGTATTGGCTTTGCTGATGAAAACCAGGTTTTTAAAGCTCTAGAAGAGGTATATAATGAAATACCTTCGTTAAAATGCGGCAGGTGCGGTCAATGTTGCGCAGATAATCCCAGAATTTCCTTGCTTGAATACATTAATATTTATAAGTATGTCAGAGACAGTTTAAAATTTCATTGGGCAGAAATCGTAGATAAATGTATTACAAATTATTTTCTTGATCTGGTTGAACCTTCTCTCAATTGCCCGTTTTTAGGTGAGGATAATCAATGCATGATTTATCAGATAAGACCTTTTAATTGTAGAGTCTTTGGTCATAAATCAAAGGAAGAATTTGAAATGGATTTCACAAAAGGTATTTTTGAACAAGTAAAAAATTACTGGCGGCAGCATGGAATAATAATTCCTGATGAGGTTATGAAGTTTAAGCCATATTATTGTGAAGAAGTACAACCCTTGCAAGGTAAAAAACTTGGTTTAAAAAACATTACTTCAATTATGAATAAATTAATTGCTGTAGAAAGGAGAATGTTCTCACTGGAAATTATTATGGATAATGATAACTACATACCTTTCTACAAGCATTTTACCGATACAGTTATTGGTTTGAGAGCAAATAAAAAGAAACCGGATGTTATGAAAGAGTATTTGGAGAACAAGCAAAGTGATTTATTGAAAGAATTTTTAGAAAAAGGAAAGAAGTTTGAGTTTTAA
- a CDS encoding 4Fe-4S binding protein, with product MTAEKKTYKFDYVINAADCWACAACEMECADNSVYVDDNANYAINSNSCVRCGKCFRACPVGAIARVKK from the coding sequence ATGACTGCTGAAAAAAAGACCTACAAGTTTGATTATGTTATCAATGCTGCTGATTGCTGGGCCTGCGCCGCCTGCGAAATGGAATGCGCTGACAACAGCGTGTACGTTGACGACAATGCAAACTATGCTATTAACAGTAATAGCTGTGTGCGCTGCGGTAAGTGTTTCAGAGCATGCCCGGTAGGTGCTATCGCCCGGGTAAAAAAATAA